In Candidatus Promineifilum breve, one genomic interval encodes:
- a CDS encoding MFS transporter: MQQSVSDLSPAARRRGLYTVFAVTFLMNAGFFLIIPLVSVHYVDKLGWAAAYIGLVLAVRQFAQQGLTVFGGALADRFGPKRLILAGVLIRAVSFVIMGYAAVPWLLMLSGFLAAIGGALFDAPQRATLAALAPEEQLSELYGRLGILQNVARTIGPLIGAFLIRYDFQMVGLGSAAFFMMAFFVTLAFLPPISVCSTPQTMRAGLRLAGRDLPFVAFTVLMMGYWFMWVQLSIAMPLQIKHLTGLDSSVGIMFTVSAVLAIVLQVPALRLAQRYLRPTPTIIAGMISMALGMGLVALSQTVVAFYVSLFFFSLGSVLATPSAQTVTAEMADDRARGAYFGVGSLAMAVGGGLGHVLGGSLVDVAAQRQLPALPWLVFGGVGLLSAVGLWLFYTSHAAKSPRALAHAPASGD, from the coding sequence ATGCAACAGTCTGTCAGCGATCTGTCCCCGGCCGCCCGCCGCCGCGGACTCTACACCGTATTCGCGGTGACCTTCTTGATGAACGCGGGCTTCTTCCTGATCATTCCCCTGGTCTCCGTCCATTACGTCGATAAGCTGGGCTGGGCGGCGGCCTACATCGGCCTGGTGCTGGCCGTGCGCCAATTCGCCCAGCAGGGCCTGACCGTCTTCGGCGGGGCGCTGGCCGACCGCTTCGGCCCCAAGCGGCTGATCCTGGCCGGGGTGCTCATTCGCGCCGTCAGTTTTGTCATCATGGGGTACGCCGCCGTGCCCTGGCTGCTGATGCTGTCGGGCTTCCTGGCGGCCATCGGCGGGGCGCTGTTCGACGCGCCGCAACGGGCGACGCTGGCCGCGCTGGCCCCCGAAGAGCAGCTAAGCGAACTCTACGGCCGCCTGGGCATCCTGCAAAACGTGGCCCGCACCATTGGCCCGCTCATCGGCGCGTTCCTGATCCGTTACGACTTCCAGATGGTCGGTCTGGGTTCGGCGGCGTTCTTTATGATGGCCTTCTTCGTGACGTTGGCCTTTCTGCCGCCGATTAGCGTCTGCTCCACGCCGCAGACGATGCGGGCCGGGCTGCGGCTGGCCGGGCGCGACCTGCCCTTCGTCGCCTTCACCGTCCTGATGATGGGCTACTGGTTCATGTGGGTGCAGTTGTCCATCGCCATGCCGTTGCAGATCAAGCATCTGACCGGGCTGGACAGCAGCGTCGGCATCATGTTCACGGTCAGCGCCGTGCTGGCGATTGTGCTGCAAGTGCCCGCGTTGCGGCTGGCCCAGCGCTACCTGCGGCCGACGCCGACGATCATCGCCGGCATGATCAGCATGGCCCTGGGCATGGGGCTGGTGGCCCTCAGCCAGACGGTCGTGGCCTTCTACGTCAGCCTGTTCTTCTTCTCCCTCGGCTCGGTGCTGGCGACGCCCAGCGCCCAGACGGTGACGGCCGAGATGGCCGACGACCGGGCGCGCGGGGCCTACTTCGGCGTCGGCTCGCTGGCGATGGCCGTCGGCGGCGGGCTGGGCCACGTGCTGGGCGGTTCGCTGGTCGATGTGGCGGCGCAACGGCAACTACCGGCGCTGCCCTGGCTGGTCTTTGGCGGGGTGGGGCTGTTGTCGGCGGTCGGGTTGTGGCTATTCTATACGTCCCACGCCGCGAAGTCGCCGCGCGCCCTGGCCCACGCCCCGGCCTCAGGCGACTGA
- a CDS encoding nuclear transport factor 2 family protein, giving the protein MNSEQEIWDFLHTHLRSIFTRDAATYRATTGADLSLYEWFVAPHRQDGLDFHFFMIEHSWAGVGEDFRYDLLEPRLQRYGDTAIVSYTFMLTIATDFDIRHTLHNESRVLVRRDGAWQVVHVHKSPAWKAPRDEPNPATH; this is encoded by the coding sequence ATGAACAGCGAACAAGAAATCTGGGACTTCCTGCACACTCATCTGCGCAGCATCTTCACCCGCGACGCGGCGACCTACCGGGCCACCACCGGCGCGGATCTCTCGCTCTACGAGTGGTTCGTCGCCCCCCACCGGCAGGATGGGCTGGACTTCCACTTCTTCATGATCGAGCACAGTTGGGCCGGAGTCGGCGAGGATTTTCGCTACGACCTGCTGGAGCCGCGGCTGCAACGCTACGGCGACACGGCCATCGTCAGTTACACCTTCATGCTGACCATCGCCACGGACTTCGATATCCGCCACACGCTCCACAACGAGAGCCGCGTGCTGGTGCGGCGCGATGGCGCGTGGCAGGTCGTCCATGTCCACAAGTCGCCGGCCTGGAAAGCGCCGCGCGACGAACCCAACCCAGCCACTCACTGA
- a CDS encoding diacylglycerol/lipid kinase family protein, protein MKRATLIFNPQAGQLNMAAKVEPVVNFWRKRGWRVALRPTEAPGHATELARRAADAGVHVVLAAGGDGTMSQVANGLAGSETILAPLPIGTSNALARELRLPRPQLLDPNAPIEASEALLAGRVQQIDLNFVRSQTAAGYALLWTGIGADGFLVQQIEPRPAWSKRLGPIGYSIQALSVLHRLPAMHAVVQVDNQTVETDLLLIVISTTRLYAGGLIALSSSALFDDGHFEVSLFRAGEVSSWLETPRAGLMARYLTAVQLNLQEWDPGVINLSGKRVVVETEPKMPCQTDGEWAGYTPLTCEIHPRALRLLAPPSAPAALFTQPGVPLDDIL, encoded by the coding sequence ATGAAACGAGCGACGCTCATCTTTAATCCGCAAGCCGGGCAACTGAACATGGCCGCCAAAGTCGAGCCGGTGGTCAACTTTTGGCGCAAGCGCGGCTGGCGCGTCGCCCTGCGGCCGACCGAGGCCCCCGGCCACGCCACCGAACTGGCCCGCCGCGCCGCCGATGCCGGCGTCCACGTCGTGCTGGCCGCCGGCGGCGACGGCACGATGAGCCAGGTCGCCAATGGATTGGCCGGCAGCGAGACCATTCTCGCCCCGTTGCCCATCGGCACGTCCAACGCCCTGGCCCGCGAGTTGCGCCTGCCCCGGCCGCAACTGCTCGACCCCAACGCGCCCATCGAAGCCTCGGAAGCCCTGCTGGCCGGGCGCGTGCAGCAGATCGACCTGAACTTCGTGCGCAGCCAGACGGCCGCCGGCTACGCCCTGCTGTGGACGGGCATCGGCGCCGACGGCTTTCTGGTGCAGCAGATCGAGCCGCGCCCGGCCTGGTCGAAGCGGCTCGGCCCCATCGGTTACAGCATCCAGGCCCTGTCCGTGCTCCACCGGCTGCCGGCCATGCATGCCGTGGTGCAGGTGGACAACCAGACGGTGGAGACCGATCTGCTGTTGATCGTCATCTCCACCACGCGCCTCTATGCCGGGGGGCTGATCGCCCTCAGCTCCAGCGCCCTATTCGACGACGGCCATTTCGAGGTGTCGCTGTTCCGGGCCGGGGAGGTGTCGTCGTGGCTGGAGACGCCGCGCGCCGGCCTGATGGCCCGCTATTTGACGGCGGTGCAACTGAACTTGCAGGAGTGGGATCCGGGGGTCATCAACCTGAGCGGCAAGCGCGTCGTCGTGGAAACCGAGCCAAAGATGCCCTGTCAGACCGATGGCGAATGGGCCGGCTATACGCCCCTGACCTGCGAGATTCACCCCCGCGCCCTGCGCCTGCTGGCCCCGCCCTCGGCCCCGGCCGCGCTGTTTACCCAGCCCGGTGTGCCGCTGGACGATATTCTGTAA
- a CDS encoding DinB family protein codes for MESTDTPITPQRAQLLGQLAAERAFLLLRLEGVGEEALTHDPVFEGWTIAGLLAHLAYWDAFAADRLMKLAEGRVSDIRPLDSHDTIEGRNQAMQARFAGLTFSQGLAMSQKERRGLRLALARVTDAMLETPVRLRPGRQSTPRIWARWSARHDAQHAADLARWRANYPPNHPSLRVIHRDLLPPLLSLSRHEFMALAALIPAAERETRPIEGQWTLKQVMGHIIDYEMMGIVALAAIDAGREPEYESTIPDSDAFNSLQADGWQARPWAEVWSLHQQVRQTLRQLAGRLDDAALARPFVAPWLGTTTACGFLLDMAQHEQEHADDLRRVLGVKPLPRRLGRAG; via the coding sequence ATGGAATCGACCGACACCCCCATCACCCCCCAGCGAGCGCAATTGCTGGGCCAACTGGCCGCCGAGCGCGCCTTCTTGCTCCTCCGCCTGGAAGGGGTCGGCGAAGAGGCGTTGACCCACGACCCGGTCTTCGAGGGCTGGACGATCGCCGGTCTGTTGGCCCATCTGGCCTACTGGGACGCCTTCGCCGCCGACCGCCTGATGAAGCTGGCCGAGGGCCGGGTGAGTGACATCCGCCCGCTGGACAGCCACGACACCATCGAGGGGCGCAATCAGGCGATGCAAGCGCGCTTCGCCGGCCTGACCTTCTCTCAGGGGCTGGCGATGTCCCAGAAGGAGCGGCGCGGCCTGCGTCTGGCCCTCGCTCGCGTGACCGACGCCATGCTGGAGACCCCCGTCCGGCTGCGGCCCGGCCGGCAGAGCACGCCGCGCATCTGGGCGCGCTGGTCCGCCCGCCACGACGCCCAACACGCCGCCGATCTGGCGCGCTGGCGGGCCAATTACCCGCCCAATCATCCCTCGCTGCGCGTCATCCACCGCGACCTGTTGCCGCCGCTTCTCAGCCTGTCGCGCCACGAGTTTATGGCCTTGGCCGCCCTGATCCCCGCCGCCGAGCGCGAGACGCGGCCAATCGAGGGGCAATGGACGCTCAAGCAAGTCATGGGCCATATCATCGATTATGAAATGATGGGCATTGTCGCCCTGGCCGCTATCGACGCCGGGCGCGAGCCGGAATACGAGAGCACCATCCCCGATTCCGATGCCTTCAACAGTTTACAGGCTGATGGTTGGCAGGCGCGGCCGTGGGCCGAGGTGTGGTCGCTTCACCAACAAGTGCGGCAGACGCTGCGGCAACTGGCCGGCCGGCTCGATGACGCGGCGCTGGCCCGGCCGTTCGTGGCCCCCTGGCTGGGCACGACGACGGCCTGCGGCTTCCTGCTCGACATGGCCCAGCACGAGCAGGAACATGCCGACGATCTGCGCCGGGTACTGGGCGTGAAGCCTCTGCCGCGCCGCCTGGGCCGGGCCGGTTAA
- a CDS encoding FHA domain-containing serine/threonine-protein kinase, with amino-acid sequence MTSLIGQTLNKRYRLDALLGDGGMGTVYRAADLNLERQVAIKLMHSHFANKEEFRQRLVQEARTAAQLDHPSIVRVYDFGDSDQGLFIGMEYVDGGSLRDHLRRLQRLQKYLPLVQCLQIGIQIGEALDYAHQRKIIHRDVKPGNIILKRLNRPDEAGAQPFRALLTDFGLVKLQEGVSLTQSGATVGTPTYMSPEQCEGRELDSRSDLYSLGVVLYELIANKMPFTFQTLSEAIAAHRNGVQPPPVSSLRPEVPPIIDSLLVRALAKSPADRFASGAEMADALRSAFVALEGLPTRVMLHQELDILDQVAEPPAGFELHIHTPGHQDSIVPLTRAVITLGRNLDNDIVLPADGVSRHHTRLQATSLGWEAVDLGGVNGTWLNEHRLRPEEPTPLSVGSLLRIGPYEMLLEGPETPVADPQAKQVEPISAPITPGLIGLGAGAVASAVPPSAVPPSAAPPSAAPPASGSASSSGAVVAEQPTLPPAGADAPLALHLARNTITADPGQRVEVKVDVENRGDVEDKVTVRVRGLDPSWVEEPAEFITVPPRQTVSVPITISPPRGRGVPSGRQRVRFEVVSQHYPEAKIGVSAALTVSGFVSFEAVMEPTELRVPGRTLVTIHNNGNKATEFKVTGRDLQQVIRFRGERDRITLQPNQSANIELALEPRETNWFGEGDVYPFEVEVVGAEGGRRALPGEAHVRALLPSPVVYGAAFLAIFLCALGGMLLFSNWGRFLGIGATATPTPTLSFEFMAATQTSVAAAQTMVVATQISAATNVAGTQTVDGDTDGDRLADRQESLLNTENNNPDTDADGLNDGDEVLIYSTDPRNRDTDADILSDFDEVNTHKTNPRSPDGDGDGISDGLEVAQGTDPLVPNPPTVTPQTPTLTVLPPTATWTATPSITPTGTASATVTATGTATATPTATPTATISPTPTTAAPAITLTCVLAPPTLDGTLNIGTEWPGTPLFTFQPAVVGPERIVRVYGVRDASRLYFAYLINDNVNDPADSARLYIDTTNNGGDPDTADRFFQVNRDGSRLIWAGIGSNADGQAWNSNFTSTNWTSVVGEPGSGQWAVELSIDATAELGALTNPFGLMAEVFYTGDTATFPATASGTQANTWADVGNPLCP; translated from the coding sequence ATGACCAGCCTTATCGGTCAAACCCTGAATAAACGGTATCGCCTCGACGCCTTGCTGGGCGACGGCGGCATGGGCACGGTCTATCGCGCCGCCGATCTCAATCTGGAGCGGCAGGTGGCGATCAAGCTGATGCACAGCCACTTCGCCAACAAGGAAGAGTTTCGCCAGCGGCTGGTGCAGGAGGCGCGCACGGCCGCCCAACTCGACCATCCCTCCATCGTCCGCGTCTACGACTTCGGCGACTCCGACCAGGGGCTGTTCATCGGCATGGAGTACGTCGACGGCGGCAGCCTGCGCGACCATTTGCGGCGGTTGCAACGGCTGCAAAAATATCTACCGCTCGTCCAATGCCTGCAAATCGGCATCCAGATCGGCGAGGCGCTCGACTATGCCCACCAGCGCAAGATCATCCATCGCGACGTGAAGCCGGGCAACATCATCCTCAAGCGGCTCAACCGGCCGGACGAGGCCGGCGCGCAACCGTTCCGCGCCCTGCTGACCGATTTCGGGCTGGTGAAGCTGCAAGAGGGGGTCAGCCTGACCCAGAGTGGGGCCACCGTCGGCACACCGACCTACATGTCGCCGGAGCAATGCGAGGGGCGCGAACTGGATAGCCGCTCCGACCTTTACTCGCTGGGCGTCGTGCTCTACGAGTTGATCGCCAACAAGATGCCGTTCACCTTCCAGACGCTGTCCGAGGCCATCGCCGCCCATCGCAACGGCGTTCAGCCGCCGCCCGTCAGCAGCCTGCGGCCCGAAGTGCCGCCGATTATCGATTCGCTGCTGGTGCGCGCCCTGGCTAAATCGCCGGCTGATCGTTTCGCCAGCGGCGCGGAGATGGCCGACGCCCTGCGGAGCGCCTTCGTGGCCCTGGAGGGCTTGCCGACGCGGGTCATGCTGCATCAGGAACTGGACATCCTCGATCAGGTGGCCGAGCCGCCGGCCGGTTTTGAGCTGCACATCCACACCCCCGGCCACCAGGACAGCATTGTGCCCTTGACGCGGGCGGTCATCACCCTGGGGCGCAATCTGGACAACGACATTGTGCTGCCCGCCGACGGCGTTTCGCGCCACCACACGCGCTTGCAGGCCACTTCGCTGGGCTGGGAGGCGGTCGATCTGGGCGGCGTCAATGGCACGTGGCTCAATGAGCACCGCCTGCGGCCGGAAGAGCCGACGCCCCTATCCGTTGGTTCCCTGTTGCGCATCGGCCCGTATGAGATGCTGCTGGAGGGGCCGGAGACGCCGGTGGCCGACCCCCAGGCCAAACAGGTCGAGCCGATTTCCGCGCCCATCACGCCCGGATTGATCGGGTTGGGGGCTGGGGCGGTTGCCTCGGCCGTACCGCCATCGGCCGTACCACCTTCGGCCGCACCACCTTCGGCCGCGCCGCCCGCGTCCGGCTCGGCCTCTTCGTCCGGGGCCGTGGTGGCCGAACAACCGACCCTGCCGCCGGCCGGGGCCGACGCGCCGCTCGCCCTCCACCTGGCCCGCAACACCATCACCGCCGACCCCGGCCAGCGGGTCGAGGTGAAAGTCGACGTGGAGAATCGCGGCGACGTGGAAGACAAGGTGACGGTGCGCGTGCGGGGTCTCGATCCGAGTTGGGTCGAGGAACCGGCCGAGTTCATCACCGTGCCGCCGCGCCAGACGGTCTCCGTGCCCATCACCATCAGCCCGCCGCGCGGGCGAGGCGTTCCCTCCGGCCGGCAGCGCGTGCGGTTCGAGGTGGTCTCGCAGCACTACCCGGAGGCCAAGATCGGCGTCAGCGCCGCCCTGACCGTCAGCGGCTTCGTGAGCTTCGAGGCGGTCATGGAGCCGACCGAGCTGCGCGTTCCGGGGCGCACGCTGGTGACCATTCACAACAACGGCAATAAGGCGACCGAGTTCAAGGTGACCGGCCGCGATCTGCAACAAGTCATCCGCTTTCGCGGCGAGCGCGACCGCATCACCCTGCAACCCAACCAATCGGCCAATATCGAGTTGGCGCTGGAGCCGCGCGAGACGAATTGGTTCGGCGAGGGCGACGTTTACCCCTTCGAGGTCGAGGTGGTGGGGGCCGAGGGCGGCCGCCGCGCGCTGCCCGGCGAGGCCCACGTGCGCGCCCTGTTGCCCTCCCCCGTGGTCTATGGCGCGGCCTTTTTAGCCATCTTCCTCTGCGCGTTAGGCGGTATGTTGTTGTTTTCCAATTGGGGGCGCTTCCTGGGCATCGGCGCCACCGCCACGCCCACGCCCACGCTTTCGTTTGAATTCATGGCCGCCACCCAGACCTCGGTCGCGGCGGCGCAGACGATGGTCGTGGCGACCCAGATCAGCGCCGCCACCAACGTGGCCGGCACCCAGACCGTGGATGGGGATACCGACGGCGACCGTTTGGCCGATAGGCAGGAATCCCTCCTGAACACCGAAAACAATAATCCCGACACCGATGCCGATGGCCTGAACGACGGCGATGAGGTGCTCATCTACTCCACCGACCCGCGCAACCGCGACACCGACGCCGACATCCTGAGCGATTTCGACGAGGTCAACACACACAAGACCAACCCGCGCTCGCCCGATGGCGACGGCGACGGCATTTCCGACGGGCTGGAAGTGGCCCAGGGGACTGACCCGCTGGTGCCCAATCCGCCTACCGTGACGCCCCAGACGCCGACGCTGACGGTGCTGCCGCCGACAGCCACCTGGACGGCCACCCCGTCGATCACCCCGACGGGCACGGCCAGCGCCACGGTGACCGCCACCGGCACGGCCACGGCCACGCCGACGGCCACCCCGACCGCGACCATCTCGCCCACGCCCACGACCGCCGCGCCGGCCATCACTCTGACCTGTGTGCTGGCCCCGCCCACTCTCGACGGCACGCTCAACATCGGCACCGAGTGGCCGGGCACGCCCCTCTTCACCTTCCAGCCGGCGGTGGTGGGGCCGGAGCGCATCGTCCGCGTCTACGGCGTGCGCGACGCGAGCCGCCTCTATTTCGCCTATCTCATCAATGACAACGTGAACGACCCGGCCGATTCGGCCCGCCTCTACATCGACACGACCAACAACGGCGGCGACCCGGACACGGCCGATCGCTTCTTCCAGGTCAACCGCGACGGTTCGCGATTGATATGGGCCGGCATTGGCAGCAACGCCGACGGCCAGGCATGGAACTCCAACTTCACCTCCACCAACTGGACATCGGTCGTGGGCGAGCCGGGCAGCGGGCAATGGGCGGTCGAACTGTCCATCGACGCCACGGCCGAACTGGGCGCGCTGACGAACCCGTTTGGCCTCATGGCCGAGGTCTTCTACACCGGCGACACGGCCACCTTCCCGGCCACGGCCTCCGGCACTCAGGCCAACACCTGGGCCGACGTCGGCAATCCCCTCTGCCCTTAA
- a CDS encoding FkbM family methyltransferase — protein sequence MREQLERQAGVLRSLAIYYAPGRVRRLSRFYAPFIRPGDLCFDVGAHVGNRVAAWRRLGARVVAVEPQSHLHGWLRRLYGRSPDVTLVPFAVGAAPGTAVLRHDPRNPTVSSLSDEWIAAVGRDPSFAGVSWWAAETVPVTTLDALIAQYGRPVLCKIDVEGFEAEVLRGLGQPLPVIAFEYIPAAMSVAANCLAELARLGAYEFNWFSGESHRWASPGWLSAATMGRRLAELAAGRASGDVFARLVSVA from the coding sequence ATGCGTGAGCAACTAGAGCGGCAGGCCGGGGTGCTGCGCTCGTTGGCGATCTACTATGCCCCCGGCCGGGTGCGCCGCCTGAGCCGCTTCTATGCCCCCTTCATCCGCCCCGGCGACCTCTGTTTCGACGTGGGCGCCCACGTGGGCAACCGTGTGGCCGCCTGGCGGCGGCTGGGGGCGCGGGTGGTGGCCGTGGAGCCGCAGAGCCACCTGCACGGCTGGTTGCGCCGCCTCTATGGCCGTTCACCCGACGTGACGCTGGTTCCCTTCGCCGTGGGGGCCGCGCCGGGGACGGCCGTCCTGCGCCACGACCCGCGCAATCCGACCGTCTCCAGCCTGTCCGATGAATGGATCGCCGCCGTGGGCCGCGATCCGTCGTTTGCCGGGGTCAGCTGGTGGGCCGCCGAGACCGTGCCGGTGACGACGCTCGACGCGCTCATCGCCCAATACGGCCGCCCCGTCCTATGCAAAATCGACGTCGAGGGGTTCGAGGCCGAGGTCTTGCGCGGCCTCGGCCAACCGCTGCCGGTCATCGCCTTTGAGTACATCCCGGCGGCCATGAGCGTCGCCGCGAACTGTCTGGCCGAGTTGGCCCGGCTGGGGGCGTATGAGTTCAACTGGTTCAGCGGCGAGAGCCACCGCTGGGCGTCGCCGGGCTGGCTGAGCGCCGCGACGATGGGCCGGCGATTGGCGGAGTTGGCCGCCGGGCGCGCTTCCGGCGATGTGTTTGCCCGCCTGGTCTCAGTCGCCTGA
- the ltaE gene encoding low-specificity L-threonine aldolase, producing the protein MDRIDFRSDTVSWPTPAMRAAMAAAPVGDDVYGEDPTVNELEALAAARTGKEAGLFVASGTMGNLCAVLAHAGRGEEAILGADSHVYSWEAGGMAALGGVIPHPLPTDAYGRMDPEAVADAVREDDPHLPRSRLVLVENSYGAKHGYPLPPAYFAEIAAVARQNGLAVHMDGARLFNAAVAQQIDATEITRHVDSVTFCLSKGLCAPVGSVLCGSADFIYRARRARKSLGGGMRQAGVLAAAGLVALNEMIDRLADDHAHARRLAEGLARLPGVGVNGEMVRTNMVFFDLSDDVALSADEVADRLRQSANVWLGTNGRRGFRAVTHCWIGADEVRVFLDALENVLARA; encoded by the coding sequence ATGGACAGGATCGACTTCCGCTCCGACACCGTTAGCTGGCCCACGCCGGCCATGCGGGCGGCCATGGCCGCCGCGCCGGTCGGCGATGACGTGTACGGCGAAGACCCGACGGTGAACGAACTGGAGGCGCTGGCCGCGGCCAGAACCGGCAAGGAGGCCGGCCTGTTCGTCGCCAGCGGCACGATGGGCAACCTGTGCGCCGTGCTGGCCCACGCCGGGCGCGGCGAGGAGGCCATCCTCGGCGCGGATAGTCACGTCTATTCCTGGGAGGCGGGGGGCATGGCCGCGCTGGGCGGCGTCATCCCCCATCCATTGCCGACCGATGCCTACGGCCGAATGGATCCCGAAGCGGTGGCCGACGCCGTGCGCGAGGACGACCCCCACCTGCCGCGCAGCCGCCTGGTGCTGGTCGAAAACAGTTATGGGGCCAAACACGGCTACCCTCTGCCGCCGGCTTATTTCGCCGAGATCGCCGCCGTGGCCAGGCAAAACGGCCTGGCGGTGCACATGGACGGGGCGCGGCTGTTCAACGCCGCCGTGGCCCAACAGATCGACGCGACGGAGATCACCCGCCACGTCGATTCAGTGACGTTTTGCCTCAGCAAGGGGCTGTGCGCGCCCGTCGGCTCGGTGTTGTGCGGCTCGGCCGACTTCATTTATCGCGCCCGTCGCGCCCGCAAATCGCTGGGCGGCGGGATGCGCCAGGCGGGCGTGCTGGCCGCGGCCGGTCTGGTGGCCCTGAACGAGATGATCGACCGGCTGGCCGACGACCACGCCCACGCCCGCCGGCTGGCCGAGGGGCTGGCGCGGCTGCCCGGTGTGGGCGTCAACGGTGAGATGGTGCGCACCAATATGGTCTTCTTCGACCTGAGCGACGACGTGGCGCTATCGGCCGACGAAGTGGCCGACCGTCTGCGCCAATCGGCCAACGTCTGGCTGGGAACCAACGGGCGGCGCGGCTTTCGCGCCGTCACCCACTGCTGGATCGGCGCTGACGAGGTGCGGGTGTTTCTGGACGCGCTGGAGAACGTCCTGGCGCGGGCTTAG
- a CDS encoding glycosyltransferase family 4 protein, producing MRILHLVHQYPPDHLGGTELYTRALARRQAAAGNEVAVFCPEEGDDSGEPAVEDGVRVYRAGGGRRGRLAVFLSLLGSGRLSAAFDAVLAAERPDVVHVQHLMGLPVGLIDTLRAAGIPYVITLHDYWYGCANAQLLTNYDASLCAGPNARFTNCGRCALARAGLGGPAAAGSLPAPLMARRYRLLREVFSGAAQVMASTPFVLRAYGGMGFPLEKARVLPLGIDVSAADVAAARRARDQKAPDGPFRVGYVGGLSRQKGIHVLVAAINRLPAGVTCAIYGPTDAFPEYVAELRRLATHPGIRFMGPVERAALWPALGELDVLVAPTLWYETYALIVHEAFAAGLPVVASRIGVLPDVVREGVDGHLFPPGDAEALSAILRRLMEQPDELAVLRAGQPAIVTMDSHAAEIDGVYRALPAGVKPMLRR from the coding sequence ATGCGTATCCTCCACCTCGTCCATCAGTACCCGCCCGACCACCTGGGCGGGACGGAACTCTATACGCGGGCGCTGGCCCGGCGGCAGGCGGCGGCCGGGAATGAGGTGGCCGTGTTCTGTCCGGAGGAAGGGGATGATAGCGGCGAACCGGCCGTCGAGGATGGCGTGCGCGTCTATCGGGCGGGCGGTGGGCGGCGCGGGCGGCTGGCCGTTTTCCTGAGCCTGCTGGGTTCGGGCCGGCTGTCGGCGGCCTTCGATGCCGTACTGGCCGCCGAGCGGCCCGACGTTGTCCATGTGCAACATCTCATGGGCTTGCCCGTGGGCCTCATCGACACACTGCGCGCCGCGGGCATCCCCTACGTCATCACGCTCCACGATTACTGGTACGGCTGCGCCAACGCCCAGCTATTGACCAATTACGATGCGTCCCTGTGCGCCGGGCCGAACGCGCGGTTCACCAATTGCGGCCGCTGCGCCCTGGCCCGCGCCGGGTTGGGCGGGCCGGCCGCGGCCGGATCGTTGCCCGCCCCGCTGATGGCCCGGCGCTACCGGCTGCTGCGCGAGGTTTTCAGCGGCGCGGCCCAGGTGATGGCCTCCACACCGTTTGTGCTGCGCGCTTATGGCGGCATGGGTTTCCCCCTGGAGAAGGCTCGCGTCCTGCCCCTGGGCATTGACGTATCGGCCGCCGACGTGGCCGCCGCCCGGCGCGCCCGCGACCAAAAAGCGCCGGATGGGCCTTTTCGTGTCGGCTACGTCGGCGGGCTGAGCCGGCAAAAGGGCATTCATGTTTTGGTGGCGGCCATCAATCGGCTGCCGGCGGGCGTGACCTGCGCCATCTATGGCCCGACCGACGCCTTTCCGGAGTACGTGGCCGAGTTGCGGCGGCTGGCGACCCACCCCGGCATCCGCTTCATGGGGCCGGTGGAGCGCGCGGCGCTGTGGCCGGCGTTGGGCGAGCTGGACGTGCTGGTCGCGCCGACGCTGTGGTACGAGACCTACGCGCTCATCGTCCACGAGGCATTTGCCGCCGGCCTGCCTGTGGTCGCCTCGCGGATCGGCGTGCTGCCGGATGTGGTGCGCGAGGGCGTGGACGGCCATCTCTTTCCGCCCGGCGACGCGGAGGCGCTGTCGGCCATCCTGCGCCGTCTGATGGAACAACCGGACGAGCTCGCCGTTCTGCGCGCCGGACAGCCGGCCATCGTCACGATGGACAGCCATGCCGCTGAGATCGATGGCGTGTATCGCGCATTGCCGGCGGGCGTTAAGCCGATGCTCCGGCGCTAG
- a CDS encoding RNA polymerase sigma factor has protein sequence MITKPTPYPDEAALVEQAKSDPAAFGVLYDRYVDRIYGYALRETRDVAAAQDVTAATFEKALRHLRRFRWDQMGLAPWLYRIARNEIVQQYRRDKRLSPLITGDDDTSERSAGPHLWEARPIESAVLSGERDRALHDALGRLSAADRELLTLRFLEQLSTEDVAHILDCSRDNVYVRLHRALGRLREQLGAHEVK, from the coding sequence GTGATCACGAAACCAACCCCTTATCCGGATGAAGCGGCCCTGGTGGAGCAGGCCAAGAGCGATCCGGCGGCGTTCGGCGTCTTGTACGACCGCTACGTCGACCGCATCTACGGCTACGCCCTACGGGAGACCCGCGACGTGGCCGCGGCGCAAGATGTCACCGCCGCCACCTTCGAGAAGGCGCTGCGCCACCTGCGGCGTTTTCGCTGGGACCAGATGGGCCTCGCGCCGTGGCTCTATCGCATCGCCCGTAATGAGATCGTCCAGCAGTATCGCCGCGACAAACGGCTCAGCCCGCTAATCACGGGTGACGACGACACTTCCGAGCGAAGCGCCGGCCCCCACCTTTGGGAAGCGCGGCCCATCGAGTCGGCCGTCCTGTCCGGCGAGCGCGACCGGGCCTTGCACGACGCCCTGGGCCGGTTGAGCGCCGCCGACCGCGAACTGCTGACGTTACGCTTCCTGGAGCAGCTATCGACCGAGGACGTGGCCCACATCCTGGACTGCTCGCGCGACAACGTCTACGTGCGTCTGCATCGGGCCTTGGGCCGCCTGCGCGAGCAACTCGGCGCACATGAGGTGAAATAG